The Amaranthus tricolor cultivar Red isolate AtriRed21 chromosome 2, ASM2621246v1, whole genome shotgun sequence genome contains the following window.
TGTTATGAGTTATTATTGTAAAGTTGCTAAAGGTGTAGTAATGCAATCTGGTAGTCTAATAATATTTCTTGTTCACTGCTTATTTGTTACTTTCTCATGTTGCTATATGTGAAAACGATTGTTTCAGTGAGCTAGTTTGTAGGCCTATTGTGATGGTTATATTTCACTGTTGTTTCAAATCCCTTTGAATCTTTTTTTGTTGACAGGAAATCGATGAGCTATGTGAGGAATGGACTCCTGAACCCCTTATTCCAGCTATTACAAAAGAAATGCAGCGTGAACCTCCGAAATTAGAAAGGTAATCATGGTTACTCTTTTGAGTTTTGGTTCATGTTGACGTGTTATGAATTTTCATTGTTAGTATGAATTACTATCAAGGTGTTGATGAGTATATATGTGCGTGAGTGTGTGTCAGTGTGTGTATTTCTATTCTACAGTTTATTAATATTGCTATTCGATCACAACTTAGAGGTTCTATAGTTTTAACTACCAATTTttgtttgaagtttgatttgAAACATTAAATCTTTTGCGTTTTATAAATTAGAGTTTTAATTAATAGAGGAATCTGTTGATGCAGTGCTGCAGGCCCACACACAATAATCAATGGCAAGGAAGTTGTGAATTTTGCATCTGCTAATTATCTAGGATTAATTGGACATGAAAAATTACTTGTGAGaaaattcttatatatttgaACCATGTTCTGCTTGCCTGTTGCATACTTACTGAATCTCACTTGTTTTGCTTACAGGATTCTTGTACGTCTGCATTAGAGAAATATGGAGTTGGTTCTTGTGGTCCTCGTGGTTTCTATGGAACTATAGGTGAGAGTTAATTGCTCATGATTTGATTAACTCTTGTTAAACTTGACTCATGTTTCCTGTGGAACTGTTTCTTGCTCTCTCTGTTGTAGATGTGCACCTGGACTGTGAGTCTAGAATTGCAAAGTTTTTGGGAACTCCAGACTCAATACTTTACTCTTACGGCCTTTCCACTATGTTTAGCACAATTCCAGCATTTTGCAAGAAAGGCGATATTATTGTTGTGTAAGTATAATTGTCAGTCTTGACTGTATTTAAGTTGCTAGAGGATGGCTAGCCATGTGGTTAAGATGGACTTGTTGTcctctaatattttatgtatgcgAATTATGAAGCAGTACTCACCTGCTTTTGGTTTCACCATTGTTTTCTTGTTTGTGAGAAGGGAAGAAATAGCGAGTGCTTATGTATTAGTTTGACAGTGATTGATCTAGTATAGTGGTCAAGTTCACTCAAATGTTGACCATTTGTTGCTTGTTTAAACCATTTGGCTTCTTCCTAGAATGattcttttgtttcttttttttcatatgTGCCAATGCGGTTAAATGAATTATCACTATCATGCAATTCCCTTTGTAATTTGAGGTGTTATGTCCTCTCTCTCTCTTGTAGATAAGGTTTCATGCTCTTATTCTAACTGCTGGGTGCTTATTCAGGGACGAAGGTGTTCATTGGGGCATTCAAAACGGACTCCATTTGTCAAGAAGtaaaattatgtattttaaACACAATGATATGAAATCCCTAGAAAGCATATTGGAGAAGATAACTATTGCCAACAAACGGGCAAAACAGATACGGCGTTACATTGTAATTGAAGGAGTTTATCAGGTGTGTTTTACTGTTTTCTGTTAAATGGCTGGCATTATTCTAGAAGCAGTAGACTTATCGGATAATTTCATACTCATTTTACCTTGGTAGACGAGGAACCTTCTAAAACATGATCTTTATCTATCTTGCCTCCCAGTCATGAGTCAATTGTAATTGACAAGATATCTTGCCGGCAAGACATGTGCTGATTTTAAGTAATAAGTGAAATCTTCTATTTGGTTTTGCTACTTTTTCTTATTAGAGCTTTTCTAACAAATACCTCTTTTTTTACCTCGTATATGTTTGACTTTGATTCAAGTTTGTTCATTTTAATGTTGAAATAAGAATGGAATGTACAGAGGTTAATATACTCTTGATGCGTAGAGGATATTCTATTGAAAGAACTAATACAGATAATATTATACCAATGTAAtgtttaacaaaattaattttggtTGCAGAATTCTGGTCAAATTGCTCCATTAGATGAGATTATTAATCTAAAAGAAAAATATCGGTTCCGCCTTTTGATGGACGAGAGCAACTCATTTGGTGCTCTTGGTGGTTCTGGAAGAGGTCTTACGGAATATTATGGAATTCCTGTATGTACATGAGATTTgaagttttacttgtttcttTCTACGTTACTTGGACTCGAGTACTCATGTTGGAGTTGAGTACTGCCCAAAATGTTGACTCTATTCTGTAAAAATCTTGCTTTTTCCCCAAAAAGAAGTGTCAAAGACTCAAAGTTTCATATTTATGTTTGAGTTTTGAGGATTTGACGCACGTACTTAAGTCAAAGGAAGAGTTCAAGTAACATTGGTTtgttatatttcttttaaaataccCACTGGTGACATGTTTTCAGGCTGAGAAGATTGATATCATAACAGCTGCAATGGGTCATGCACTAGCTGCAGAAGGAGGATTCTGTACTGGAAATTCAAGAGTCATTGAGCACCAGGTATGAATGATGGATTACAATCTACCACTTAGATGAGATATCTCTGTATGCTGCAGCTTTGTTTAGCTGCAGACTGGTGTTTTTTGTGATAGTTATG
Protein-coding sequences here:
- the LOC130805358 gene encoding long chain base biosynthesis protein 1-like isoform X1; protein product: MEAAITSLLQTSVDWVTRAFEVPFARAHVFGVQIGGHLFVEGLLFVVIVYLLTQKSYAPPKRPLTKKEIDELCEEWTPEPLIPAITKEMQREPPKLESAAGPHTIINGKEVVNFASANYLGLIGHEKLLDSCTSALEKYGVGSCGPRGFYGTIDVHLDCESRIAKFLGTPDSILYSYGLSTMFSTIPAFCKKGDIIVVDEGVHWGIQNGLHLSRSKIMYFKHNDMKSLESILEKITIANKRAKQIRRYIVIEGVYQNSGQIAPLDEIINLKEKYRFRLLMDESNSFGALGGSGRGLTEYYGIPAEKIDIITAAMGHALAAEGGFCTGNSRVIEHQRLSSSGYVFSASLPPYLASAAISAIDILEENPNLIKKLKENVAILWAGLSDLQGFEITSNPHSPIVFLKLVNSTGSLKNDMQLLEDIIYQLLEEHNVFVVSSKRSTLDKCPLPLGIRLFVSAGHSESDLKKICDALKVVVPF
- the LOC130805358 gene encoding long chain base biosynthesis protein 1-like isoform X2 yields the protein MQREPPKLESAAGPHTIINGKEVVNFASANYLGLIGHEKLLDSCTSALEKYGVGSCGPRGFYGTIDVHLDCESRIAKFLGTPDSILYSYGLSTMFSTIPAFCKKGDIIVVDEGVHWGIQNGLHLSRSKIMYFKHNDMKSLESILEKITIANKRAKQIRRYIVIEGVYQNSGQIAPLDEIINLKEKYRFRLLMDESNSFGALGGSGRGLTEYYGIPAEKIDIITAAMGHALAAEGGFCTGNSRVIEHQRLSSSGYVFSASLPPYLASAAISAIDILEENPNLIKKLKENVAILWAGLSDLQGFEITSNPHSPIVFLKLVNSTGSLKNDMQLLEDIIYQLLEEHNVFVVSSKRSTLDKCPLPLGIRLFVSAGHSESDLKKICDALKVVVPF